From Bradyrhizobium sp. sBnM-33:
GCGCCAATATAACCAATGGGTCGCGAACCAGACGCTGGAAGACTACGCACTCCGCTTCACCGCCAAGAGCGCGCGGCGATGGTCTGCCGCCCGCGTCGCCAATACCGCGCTTGGCGCGATCTCTTTTCTCGCCCTGGAGGCGATCGGCGGCACCATTACGCTGAATTACGGCGCCATCAATGCCACCGTTGCCATCCTGGTCGTCAGCGTCATCATCTTCCTCTGCGGCCTGCCGATTGCCTATCATGCCGCCAAATGCGGCATCGATATCGATCTGCTGACCCGCGGTGCCGGCTTCGGCTATATCGGCTCGACCATCACCTCGCTGATCTATGCTTCCTTCACCTTCATTTTCTTCGCGATCGAGGCGGTTATCATGGCTGCGGCGCTCGAGATGTGCTTCGGCATCCCGCGGCCGCTCGGCTATCTCATCAGCTCCGTCATCATCATCCCGCTGGTGACTTACGGCATCACGCTGATCAGCCGCTTTCAATTGTGGACACAGCCGCTCTGGATCGTCCTGCACATTCTCCCCTTCGTTGCGATCGCCTATGCCAATCCCCAATCGTTCACGGAATGGCGGAAGTTCGCCGGCGAACACGGCGACGCCGGTGGCCATCTCGATCTCCTGTTGTTCGGCACAGCCGCCTCGGTGGTGTTTTCGCTTGTTGCGCAGATCGGCGAGCAGGTCGACTTCCTGCGGTTTCTGCCCCGCGACCGCCGCACGTCGCGGACGTCGTGGTGGATTGCGCTGCTCAGCGCCGGCCCCGGCTGGATCATTTTCGGCGCGCTCAAGCTGCTCCTTGGCTCGTTCCTCGCCTACTTCGCGCTGAGCCATGGCGTCTCCAGCGAGCAGGCCGCCGAGCCCGCGCATATGTATCTCGAGGCGTTCCGTTACGTGCTGTCGCAGCCGGACATGGCGCTGGCGCTGACCGGCACCTTCGTCATTCTCTCGCAGATCAAGATCAACGTCACCAACGCCTATGCCGGCTCGATCGCCTGGTCGAACTTCTTCTCGCGGCTGACGCATAGCCATCCCGGCCGTGTGGTGTGGCTCGTCTTCAACGTCTTGGTGGCGCTGCTATTGATGGAGATCGGCGTCTACAAGGCGCTGGAGCAGACGCTGGCGCTTTACTCCAACGTGGCGATTGCCTGGGTCGGCGCGCTGGTCGCCGATCTCGTCGTCAATAAGCCGCTCGGCTTGCGGCCGCAACACATCGAGTTCAAGCGCGCGCATCTCTACGACATCAATCCGGTCGGCGTCGGCGCCATGACCATCGCCACTGTGGTCTCGATCAGCGCGTTCTACGGCCTGTTCGGGCCGACGGCGAAGGCGCTGTCCGCCTTCGTCGCGCTCGCTGTCGCTTTCATCGCCGCGCCGCTGATCGCCTGGGCGACCGACGGAAAATATTACATCGCGCGAAAGCCGAAGCGGAGCTGGCAGAACCTGGAATCGATTCAGTGCTGTATCTGCGAGCATTCGTTCGAGCCGGAGGACATGGCCTCCTGCCCCGCCTATGCCGGGCCGATCTGCTCGCTGTGCTGTACGCTCGATGCGCGCTGCCACGATCTCTGCAAGCCGCATGCGCGGGCCGGCGCGCAGGTCTCGGACATGCTAGGGAAACTGTTGCCGGAGGCGATCTACACGCGGATCAATTCGCAGTTCGGGCATTATCTCGGCGTGTTCGCGGTATCCGCCGGCCTCGTCGGGCTGACGCTGGGGCTGATCTATCTGCAGACCTCGGCGACGATTCCCAGCGGAGATTTTGCGCCGGCGGACGTGCTGTGGAAGGTGTTCTTCGCGCTCACCATCATCATCGGCGTGGTGGCGTGGCTTTTCGTGCTGGCGCAGGAGAGCCGCCGTGCGGCGGAGGCGGAAACGCGGCGGCAGACGGCGCTGTTGATCCAGGAAATCGACGCGCACAAGCGCACCGATGCCGAGTTGCAGCGCGCCAAGGAAGTCGCGGAGTCCGCCAACCTCGCCAAGAGCCGCTATGTGGTGGGATTGAGTCACGAGCTGCGCTCGCCGCTGAACGCCATCAGCGGCTATGCGCAATTGCTGGAGCAGGATTCCAACCTCCCCGCAAAGCCCCGCGACCAAGTGCGGGTGGTCCGGCGCAGCGCCGACCATTTGTCAGGACTGATCGACGGCATCCTCGATATCTCCAAAATCGAAGCAGGCCGGCTTTATCTGTCGCGCGACGAGGTCCGCCTGAGCGAATTTCTCGATCAGCTCGTCGGGATGTTTCGCGTTCAGGCCGCTGCCAAGGGCATCGACTTCATCTTCAAGCGGCCTTCGGTGCTGCCGCTCGTCGTCTATGCCGATGAGAAACGGCTGCGACAGGTTCTGATCAACCTGCTGTCGAATGCACTGAAGTTTACGCAGACCGGCAGCGTGCAGTTCGTCGTGCATTACCGCAGCCCCGTTGCGGAGTTCGAGATCATCGATACTGGCCCCGGCATCCAGCCCGACGACCTCGAACGCATTTTTGCGCCGTTCGAGCGCGGCGCGCTTGGCGTCTCGCAGCCGCAGACCGGCACCGGGCTTGGATTGACCATCAGCCGACTCCTCGCCGGCGTGATGGGCGGCGACATCAGGGTAACGAGCGAGGTCGGTAGCGGCAGCACGTTTCGGGTGAAAATCCTGCTGTCGGAAGTGACCAATCCGACGCGGATCGCGCCGGTGCAGGCGCCGATCTTCGGTTACCACGGGCCGCGCAAGACGATACTGATCACCGACGATGATCCCACTCACCGCGATCTCCTGCGCGAGGTGCTCACGCCGCTCGGCTTTATCCTGCTCAGCGCGCCCGATGGACCCGGCTGCCTCGCCCTGGCGCAGCATTGCCGGCCTGATCTGTTCCTGCTCGACATCTCGATGGCCGGCATGGACGGATGGACGGCTGCAGAAACGCTGCGCGCGAGCGGCCATCACCAGGCCCGTATGCTGATGGTGTCGGCGAGCGCGCTTGAAGCGCATGGCGCGCCGTTGGCGCAACCGTTCCACGACGGTTACCTGATGAAGCCGATCGATATTCCGAAGCTGCTCGAAACCATCCGGCAATTGCTGAAGCTCGAATGGCAGTATGAGGCCGGCGAAGTCCCTGCCCCACATTGGAGGCCGGAGACAGGCTCGCGGCCGCCAGTAAAACATGTCGAGGAACTGATCGGACTCGGGCAACTGGGTTACGTCCGCGCGATCCAGGTCAAGCTCGACGAGATCGGCAGCGATTATCCTGAACACGCCGACTTCGTGTCGCAAATGCGCGCATTGATCGACCGCTTCGATCTCGATCAGTACATGGCGACGCTCAAAACCC
This genomic window contains:
- a CDS encoding ATP-binding protein, with product MAGRQRIDRVRRQYNQWVANQTLEDYALRFTAKSARRWSAARVANTALGAISFLALEAIGGTITLNYGAINATVAILVVSVIIFLCGLPIAYHAAKCGIDIDLLTRGAGFGYIGSTITSLIYASFTFIFFAIEAVIMAAALEMCFGIPRPLGYLISSVIIIPLVTYGITLISRFQLWTQPLWIVLHILPFVAIAYANPQSFTEWRKFAGEHGDAGGHLDLLLFGTAASVVFSLVAQIGEQVDFLRFLPRDRRTSRTSWWIALLSAGPGWIIFGALKLLLGSFLAYFALSHGVSSEQAAEPAHMYLEAFRYVLSQPDMALALTGTFVILSQIKINVTNAYAGSIAWSNFFSRLTHSHPGRVVWLVFNVLVALLLMEIGVYKALEQTLALYSNVAIAWVGALVADLVVNKPLGLRPQHIEFKRAHLYDINPVGVGAMTIATVVSISAFYGLFGPTAKALSAFVALAVAFIAAPLIAWATDGKYYIARKPKRSWQNLESIQCCICEHSFEPEDMASCPAYAGPICSLCCTLDARCHDLCKPHARAGAQVSDMLGKLLPEAIYTRINSQFGHYLGVFAVSAGLVGLTLGLIYLQTSATIPSGDFAPADVLWKVFFALTIIIGVVAWLFVLAQESRRAAEAETRRQTALLIQEIDAHKRTDAELQRAKEVAESANLAKSRYVVGLSHELRSPLNAISGYAQLLEQDSNLPAKPRDQVRVVRRSADHLSGLIDGILDISKIEAGRLYLSRDEVRLSEFLDQLVGMFRVQAAAKGIDFIFKRPSVLPLVVYADEKRLRQVLINLLSNALKFTQTGSVQFVVHYRSPVAEFEIIDTGPGIQPDDLERIFAPFERGALGVSQPQTGTGLGLTISRLLAGVMGGDIRVTSEVGSGSTFRVKILLSEVTNPTRIAPVQAPIFGYHGPRKTILITDDDPTHRDLLREVLTPLGFILLSAPDGPGCLALAQHCRPDLFLLDISMAGMDGWTAAETLRASGHHQARMLMVSASALEAHGAPLAQPFHDGYLMKPIDIPKLLETIRQLLKLEWQYEAGEVPAPHWRPETGSRPPVKHVEELIGLGQLGYVRAIQVKLDEIGSDYPEHADFVSQMRALIDRFDLDQYMATLKTLHSYDH